The Pseudocalidococcus azoricus BACA0444 genome segment GTGCCCTTGGGGAAGGTCAGATTCAAGTTTTAGATCCGGCCTCCATGAATCTGCTCCACATCACCCCCGCAGAACTGAAAGCCGCCCAGGCCAAGAGTGAAGCAGAAATTGAGCAACGTCAGCACCTCTTTCGCCAAGGCCACCCCCTCCCCAACCTCAGTGGCAAAACAGTAATAATTGTTGACGATGGCCTGGCCACTGGACTGAGTGCCAAAGCGGCGATTGAAGTTGTGAAAGCCCACAATGTTAAGCGGATTATTCTTGCCACCCCCGTTGCCAGTCCCCAAACCCTGGGAAAACTCCGCCCGAAAGTGGATCAGATTGTCTGTGTCGCCGAGCGTCCCGATTTGCGCTGTGTGGGCGAATGGTATCAAGACTTTAACCCCAATCTCACCGATACTGAAGTCTTAACAGCCCTGGCCTGGGCGCAACCGCATCCAAATTGATCCTCAAAAACTGATTGCCCAGCCGCCGCTGAAATGTAACCAAAAATATCATTCTTTTTACTTTTATAAATATTCCCAACAACCTCGCTCCAAATAGCAGAATCGGGCTTAAGGTCAGTTTAGAACGTTGAAAAAGTCCTGAAGTTAATTTGAGTATTTTTACTTAATAACCCATCAGTAGTTCACGTTCATCAACCTAACGTCTGACTGTTTCAGCCGTAATTAGTAATGAGGGTAGATTGTGAAACTGGCAGTATATGGCAAAGGTGGGATCGGTAAATCCACCACAAGCTGTAACATTTCTGTGGCCCTAGCCCGCCGGGGTAAAAAAGTCCTCCAAATTGGCTGCGATCCCAAACACGACAGCACCTTTACCCTGACTGGCTTTTTGATTCCCACGATCATTGACACCCTGCAAGAGAAGGACTACCACTACGAAGATGTCTGGCCTGAAGATGTGATTTACAAGGGTTATGGCGGCGTGGATTGTGTGGAAGCAGGTGGGCCACCAGCGGGGGCAGGTTGTGGGGGCTATGTGGTTGGGGAAACGGTCAAACTCCTCAAGGAACTCAATGCCTTTGATGAGTATGATGTGATTCTGTTTGATGTTTTGGGCGATGTGGTCTGCGGTGGCTTTGCGGCCCCCTTGAACTATGCCGATTACTGCATGATCGTTACGGATAATGGCTTTGATGCCCTGTTTGCGGCCAACCGGATTGCGGCCTCAGTCCGAGAAAAAGCCCGGACTCACCCCTTACGGCTGGCGGGTTTAATTGGCAATCGCACCTCCAAGCGGGATTTGATTGATAAATATGTCGATTCTGTCCCCATGCCGGTGTTAGAAGTCCTGCCCTTGATTGAAGATATTCGCGTCTCGCGGGTGAAAGGCAAAACCCTGTTTGAAATGGCGGAAACCGATCCTTCGCTGAACTATGTCTGTGACTATTACCTCAACATTGCCGATCAGATTTTGGCCGCCCCAGAAGGTGTCGTGCCCAATGATGCCCCAGATCGGGAATTGTTTACCTTGTTGTCCGACTTCTATCTCAATCCGGCCCCAGTCCAGGCCAAGCAGGAACTGGAACTGATGATGGTATAGGAGGATACCTGCACCGGCCAAGCGGCACAAACCACTGCATGGCGAGGATCATAGCCCCTTAAAATGCTAAGGCTTTCTCCATGATGAACAAAGGTTATGAACCCAGAACAACTCCGACAAACCATCAAAACTAAGTGGTTAGCCTACTACGAAAACAATCGCCATTGGATTACCCGTTTAGCGGTGTGGGTCAACTATCAAGGTAAGCGGCGGCCCTCGGCCGGGTTTATTCTCGGCACTTTGAGCGTCTTAGAACCCCAGTTGACCTATGTGTTACCTGTGATTGTGGACTTAAGTAATGATCCAGATCGGTTAATTTTGGCCTTGGGTTTAAATTTTAATCCCGATGAAGAGTTAGCAAAGTTGGATCACCAGGCCCTAGAGCGTCAAGAAGTCCGCTACTTACCCCCGAAATCCTTTGTCAGTAACCGGGCCGAGGAACACCGCGAAACCGCCGCTGCCAAAAAGGAACGGGCCACACCCCCCAATGCCTAACCCGGTTGAATTAACCCACCTAAACCCCTAGTTCTCATCCCATCCATAAACTCCCAATTGTTTCTTGTCTCATTCCTCAAAGGAGAAGCCCATGACCCTTGCTGAAACTGCCCCCCAGGCCCTGAATTTTGATTGTGAAACCGGCAATTATCACACCTTTTGCCCGATTAGTTGCGTGGCCTGGTTGTACCAAAAAATTGAAGATAGCTTTTTCCTCGTGATTGGCACCAAAACCTGTGGCTACTTCCTCCAAAACGCAATGGGGGTGATGATTTTTGCTGAACCCCGCTATGCCATGGCCGAGTTGGAAGAAGGGGATATTTCGGCCCAGTTGAACGACTACAACGAACTGAAGCGGCTGTGTGAGCAAATTAAACGGGATCGTAACCCCAGCGTCATCGTCTGGATTGGCACCTGCACCACAGAAATTATCAAGATGGACTTGGAAGGCCTGGCTCCGAAACTGGAGGGTGAAATTGGTATCCCGATTGTGGTGGCCCGCGCCAATGGCCTGGACTATGCCTTTACCCAAGGGGAAGATACGGTGCTAGCGGCGATGGCGGCCCGTTGTCCTACCAAAATTGTCGAATCGGAAACCGAAGAACGGAATGCCATCAGCAAACTCTTGAACTTTGGCCGGAAAAAAGAAGACATTGCCGTTACCGATACGGAATATAAAGATCACGCGCCTTTGGTTTTGTTTGGCTCTTTGCCCGATCCCGTTGTGACCCAATTAACCCTGGAACTCAAACGCCAAGGGATCAAAGTCTCTGGATGGTTGCCCGCAAAACGCTATACCGAACTGCCCGTGATTGAAGAAGGCTACTATGTCGCGGGGGTGAATCCCTTCCTCTCTCGGACAGCAACAACCCTAATGCGGCGGCGGAAATGTAAATTGATTGGGGCTCCGTTTCCGATTGGGCCGGATGGGACGCGGGCCTGGGTTGAGAAAATTTGCAGCGTCTTGGGCGTTGAACCTCAGGGCCTGGTAGAACGGGAAGCTCAGATTTGGGAGGGCCTGGAAGATTATCTGCAACTGATTCGGGGCAAATCCGTCTTTTTCATGGGCGATAACCTCCTGGAAATTTCCCTGGCTCGGTTTTTGGTGCGCTGTGGCATGACCGTCCAAGAAATTGGCATCCCCTACATGGATAAACGCTACCAGGCCGCGGAATTAGCCCTACTGGAGTCCACCTGTAACGAAATGGGTGTGCCGTTGCCAACAATTATGGAAAAACCGGACAACTACAACCAACTACAACGGATTCAGGAACTACAACCGGATCTGGTGATTACTGGCATGGCCCACGCGAATCCCCTAGAAGCCCGCGGGATCAGTACCAAGTGGTCTGTGGAGTTTACCTTTGCTCAAATTCATGGGTTTACCA includes the following:
- a CDS encoding phosphoribosyltransferase, translated to MFIFRDRADAGQHLAQQLLSLKLDDPTILAIPRGGILVGVPVAQALKVGLGVVITRRLTCARFPELGFGALGEGQIQVLDPASMNLLHITPAELKAAQAKSEAEIEQRQHLFRQGHPLPNLSGKTVIIVDDGLATGLSAKAAIEVVKAHNVKRIILATPVASPQTLGKLRPKVDQIVCVAERPDLRCVGEWYQDFNPNLTDTEVLTALAWAQPHPN
- the bchL gene encoding ferredoxin:protochlorophyllide reductase (ATP-dependent) iron-sulfur ATP-binding protein, which translates into the protein MKLAVYGKGGIGKSTTSCNISVALARRGKKVLQIGCDPKHDSTFTLTGFLIPTIIDTLQEKDYHYEDVWPEDVIYKGYGGVDCVEAGGPPAGAGCGGYVVGETVKLLKELNAFDEYDVILFDVLGDVVCGGFAAPLNYADYCMIVTDNGFDALFAANRIAASVREKARTHPLRLAGLIGNRTSKRDLIDKYVDSVPMPVLEVLPLIEDIRVSRVKGKTLFEMAETDPSLNYVCDYYLNIADQILAAPEGVVPNDAPDRELFTLLSDFYLNPAPVQAKQELELMMV
- a CDS encoding DUF5331 domain-containing protein; protein product: MNPEQLRQTIKTKWLAYYENNRHWITRLAVWVNYQGKRRPSAGFILGTLSVLEPQLTYVLPVIVDLSNDPDRLILALGLNFNPDEELAKLDHQALERQEVRYLPPKSFVSNRAEEHRETAAAKKERATPPNA
- a CDS encoding ferredoxin:protochlorophyllide reductase (ATP-dependent) subunit N gives rise to the protein MTLAETAPQALNFDCETGNYHTFCPISCVAWLYQKIEDSFFLVIGTKTCGYFLQNAMGVMIFAEPRYAMAELEEGDISAQLNDYNELKRLCEQIKRDRNPSVIVWIGTCTTEIIKMDLEGLAPKLEGEIGIPIVVARANGLDYAFTQGEDTVLAAMAARCPTKIVESETEERNAISKLLNFGRKKEDIAVTDTEYKDHAPLVLFGSLPDPVVTQLTLELKRQGIKVSGWLPAKRYTELPVIEEGYYVAGVNPFLSRTATTLMRRRKCKLIGAPFPIGPDGTRAWVEKICSVLGVEPQGLVEREAQIWEGLEDYLQLIRGKSVFFMGDNLLEISLARFLVRCGMTVQEIGIPYMDKRYQAAELALLESTCNEMGVPLPTIMEKPDNYNQLQRIQELQPDLVITGMAHANPLEARGISTKWSVEFTFAQIHGFTNARDVLELVTRPLRRNKALENLGWEKLVLEEAKS